The DNA window CCACAGTAAGAACTCTTTTCTAATGTTAGATGTTAGTTTTTTATTGTAATTCGTTGCACTTTCTCTGTAAACTGTAATGTGTATCATCCTTGAGGGGTTTTTTCATTATAGTCTTGTCTTCACAGTGAAATTTGGAGCATGTATCATAAACTTACAGTACAAATGATGAAGTAGCATTAACAAAAGATAAAATGCTGTTATAATTACTCATGGTGTAAAATATTTCCGCTTTCATAGCATGATGTGCATTAAGAGATGAACAGAAAACCTTCCTTAAGTGTAACATTTCTTTTATTACAGGAACGAAACAACTTAAACATATCTTGTTAAAAGATGTGGACACCATTTTTGAGTGTAAATTGTGCCGGAGTCTCTTCAGAGGATTACCAAATTTAATTACTCATAAAAAGTTTTATTGTCCTCCAAGTCTGCAGATGGATGATAGTAagtattattaatttaaatgtttaataaaGCTATGTGGATttgaaaaacttatttttctttaccatTTACACAAATATAGCTGAaacaaaaatggaattaaaagaTGGGTCTAAATTTTTCTAGAAATGTATGTTGATCACTTTTATGTTattggaggagctgcagcaatgACTTTATATGAATTAACAACCAAAAGCCATGCAAATATCCTAATTTGATAGCTAGTTTATGCATCTAGCCTTTTATTTGTCACTCTTAACACTTTCCATTCCTTCAtctactttttctttcccatctgtACTTTATTGTGAAAGATACCAAAAACATGTCAAAGGACTGGGAAACTCATCTCACAGAAGACTGGCTCTAACAGGGTGTTTTAGTTTTAGTCCATCATAGCTCTAATGGACTTCGGCTGCACCTGTGAAGTGACCTGGGTCAATATTCTTAATATTCTCCTCTACTGAGGAAGCCCTTACAGTGGTTGTGTCATGGATACAGTATTTTGGTCTTAGTCAGTATGAAACACCCACTAAAAGTTTACCCTTTTGTTTAAGGGTCTGTGCTTGAATAATGCTGTCTCTTTTCCCTTACTTCACTGTTTGCTGCTTTTGCATATGTTATATGATCATGCCTAGCCCAACATCTTTGTTGtagaaaataaactttattaTTTAAAGAAGTAACTTAAATGATGACGAAATAGACAACAACTATATTTCTTATGTAAAAAGAAATTTGTTACAGTCTCATTCCAGTGGTGACTTTTTGTTAATCTGAGTAAAGTTGATTAATTTGGAAATGTGTCAgccttcaaaaatattttgtgaagcTAATTATCTTGATCTCTTAACTAGATCAATATAGGTGCAATGAGgagttttctttcctgattaATGCCTTCCTGCCTCAATATTTCAAAAATTAGGAACAGAGATATACTTTGATGATTCTTTTAGCACATAGTGTCAGCTGAAAGGAGAATGTGAAAAAGGCTGGTACTGTCACCTTCCTTAAATGAGTTTGCTTGGCCAGTAAAGAGTCACAGAGCTTCTGTGTGAGAAGTGGTGACTTGTGGCTTCATAGTGAGGTTAGAAGTGAATGTGACTTTAGATGCAAGAGTTTCTAAGCAAAGCAAGATTACCCTGAGGAAAGACTTAATGTCCAGCTCCTGATATTCTAGCCTTCATTTAACTTTCTGATTAACTTTAATATGTTAATATGAAATAACATGCAAGCaacatacaaataaaataacttcTACTGTTCACTATGAGAGGtgcaaataaaaggaataataCTGCATGCTCTGAATAAAACTGTATAAATACTTGTGCTTTATATGAAATTGATTGTAGTTACTGAACTAAGTGGgagttttttaataaatataggATAGTGAACAAGAGGCAGGAATAAAAGTTCAGCACACGGTGGTGAAAAAATTCATGCGCTCAGTATAGTCATGAAGTAGTCTTAAAAGGTGGTATGAAATAGGAAGGACTTTTTACTCTTGGTGAAAACTACACAGGTAGGCTCCTTTGAAACTGACTGTAGAAGTTGTTAAAAATTCAGTGTTATGAAATGGGTTTGGAGCAATCAAgcagcctattttttttttgtactgccACTTTCCATATATTTCTGGGTGTGTGGAAGGAATAACTGACTGTGGTTTTTTAGTTAGCTGTTACCAGGACTCACATCTTTAAAATTATCCACAATAATTTGAACTGTGTTATCTCACCTTTTTGCTGTAGGACCCTGGCTTCCTAGTTGTGCCATTGCAGATGCTTTGAGTGTCACACAGGGAACTAGAGCAATGAACTAATTTGgcatttaaaaagagaatattACTGAGAGCTGTAAAATATTATCTACTTATATCTTCATGCAGTGCTCAGGTTACACAGATGTTTCATTCTTAGGTGAGGATTGTTTAGAATTCACAGAGAAGAGCTTATTTCCAGAATTAGGTTCCTTTATTGAGAGTGCCTATAATTCCGCAGTAGGAAGACTGGTTTTTAATGATACTTCAGGCTTAGTTGCACACCTGCAGAACAAGCTCAGTTGAATGATGTTATTTTTGCCAATTGACACTTTTTTTAAAGACCAGCTTAATTCCAGTCATAAAAATTTTTAGTTCAGGTGGCTTTCACATTAGCACGCAGGAGGTGCTAATTCTGACATTGACTTTTAATGAAAAGGCAACTTGTAATGATTATTCAAAGCCTTTGAGTGGTCAGAGAGTACAAAAGAGGATTTGTGGAAATTTGGATACTGAATTTGTGTAGTGGCTAAAATCTACTTTGAAATTTAAGTAATTGGAAATTAccaaatcattaaaaaataccttttcctttcttctcagaCCTCCCAGATACAAAAGATAAGCAGAGTCAAGCCATAAATGACCTTCTTGAAGCTATCTACCCAAGGGTAGATAAGCAAGAATATGTCATTACATTGGAACCTATAGAAACTAATCAAAATGCTGTATTTCAATATGTGTCAAGGACTGATAGCCCAGATGAGAGCACAGAAAGTAGCCATACACCCGATCAAGCTCCGCTACAGATACAGGAACCCAGCACTGAGCAACCCAAGACTGTttcagctccagccccagtcccagctgGGGAGACTGTAGAATTACCTCCTGCTGATCCTATTACAAACAAGGTGATACCTACTCCTGAAGAACAGCCACCAGCAGTAAATCCTGACTCGGACTCTCTGGATAGTTCTGATTATGGCCACCAGTTGATTTGTTGCCTATGTAGGAAGGAATTTCATTCAAGACGCAGTGTACGCCGGCACATAAGAAAAGTACACaaaaaaaagatggaagagCTAAAGAAGTacatagaaacaaaaaagaaaccaaaccagtGCTCTGCAAAAGGACGAAATAAGAATGTTCTCGTAACCTTAGGTAGAAGTTGTCCTGTGTGTTATAAATCATTTGCCACAAAAGCCAATGTAAGGAGGCATTTTGATGAAGTTCATAGAGGATTAAGGAGGGATTCCATTACCCCTGATATAGCTACAAAGCCTGGGCAACCTTTGTTCTTGGATACAGTTTCTGCTAAAAAATCTTTTAAGACCAGAAAACAAAAGTCGTCTTCAAAGGCTGAATACAATTTAAGTGCATGCAAATGCCTTCTGTGCAAGAGAAAATATAGTTCACAAATAATGCTGAAAAGGCATATGCAAATTGTTCACAAGATAACTCTTTCTGGAAAGAACTctaaaagagagaaaggacCCAACAATACTACCAATGGCACAGAAGTAAACGTTGAACCAGCAGATTCTGTAGAACCTTCACCCCCTTCCATTGCGCTTTCTCCACAGAGTGAATTAAAGGGAACAAATCATTCAAATGAGAGAAAGAACACATCGTcggcacagaaaaataaagtcaaaCAGGACCCTGAAAACCCTAAATCAGCTTCTAAATCAACCACTAAATCAACCTGCAAATCAACCACTAAATCAACCCCTAAATCAACCAATGCATCTGCTGCAGGTGGCCAGCAGAAAACCAGGAAGCCGAAACTTTCAGCTGGCTTCGACTTCAAGCAGCTTTATTGTAAACTCTGTAAGCGCCAGTTTACTTCTAAACAGAATTTAACAAAACACATTGAATTACACACAGATGGAAATAATATTTATGTTAAATACTACAGGTGTCCACTCTGCTCTTACGAAACGCGTCGCAAGCGCGATGTGATAAGACACATAACTGTGGTTCATAAAAAGTCACCACGCTACCTTGGGAAAATAACTGCAAGTTTAGAAATAAGAGCAATAAAGAAGCCAATTGATCTTGTTCTAAATAAGGTGACAAAAAGAGGCTCTCAGAGAgatgaaacaaaacagattGGTTCAAAACAGGATGTCACCTCTAATTCTCCCAGTAAAAAGTATGAAGGAGCTGATGTTGGCATTGAAGTAAAAGTAACAAAAAACTTTTCTCTGCACCGATGCAATAAATGTGGAAAAGCCTTTGCCAGAAAAGCTTTTCTAGAACATCATAAGAAAACCCACAAAGCAAATGTATCTCATTCACCTGAAGAAAGTAAAACCAAAGGCAGAAGTACAAGATCTAAAGCTGTTGTCtggtgaggaaaaagaaaaagtcttttgtccttttttttttttttttttttataaagagaAAACCCCAGCAATACcactgcatttattttgcttttgttgattttttgcGGAAAACATATTTTCCCATAGATTTTGTGGTTTAGTGGCTTAAATGCAAAAGTAGATGTCaaatttgtttgggttttttttagcattttggAAAAGAGTTAAAATCTAAATTTGTCATTGTAGAAAGGTGGAATGTAGACTAAACTGTACTAAGTCAACTCTTTAATCTGTCTTAAGGCATCTGTTGTAATCAAGCTAAtatacatacatttttaaaatagtaattttttaaaattaacagtaattttgtttggtttgaatAACTTAACTCTAATTAACTTTGCTGTGACCTCTTGAAGAAGTACTAAAAGTACTAAAGTAAAAGctgataacagaaaaaaaatctctatgaATTTATTGGCATTAGCATttgtgaatttaaatttttattttgtattgtcTACACACTGTCAACAAAAGTGCATAGAACAGGTTTTGTAAATGTAATTTGGTTGCTTCGTCactttgatttaaaataattttgggttAGGTGCCTGCAAATACCTTTGAATTAATCAAATTTAcaatttcatttgtttattGCTTATTCATGTATAAGCCTGGGTTTGGAGACTTGTGGTCATtcagtttttttaaattgttcaaATCTTATCAAAGTTTTTGCTTTAAACACTGATATGTATTGAAGTCTGGCCTagaattttttaaacttctccTTATGTGGTACTCTGGAAATTTTTTATATTTGGAGGGGTTATATTTGTAGTTATTCTGTTTTCCATAGCCTTCTTAAAGGTGGCCTATTTTTAGAGGAccttttaagaaagaaaatatttgtgtgcaGTCACTTTGTATTTCAAAATGACCAACTGATGGCTGAAGTTTGGGGATTGTACAAAAATATAATGGAGACTGTAGTGATACTTGTAGGAGTTTTCAACATACTTACTCAGAATCATCTTTCTAGCATATTtggtaaaaagaaaagtagGTATGTGTGCCTTGTTCTATATTTCAACTCTGGTGCTGTTTTCTGGGAGGTGACTTGATTTGAGTTCAGCTTTCACAGTGAATAACCACCTAGTTATGTTAAATTGTGATGTGGTACCTTTGTGACTTTCTAATAAATCCTGACCAAATTAGGCAGAACTTCAAAAATGAACTGAGTTCAACCCTGAATTTTGCTGAATTCTAGAGGGGGAGTGACTTCTGCattttgaataattaaaaatttaaccttataaattatttatgttgTGTAGTTTAAAACAATTATATGGGTAAACTCAAAGTATTAATTTATTCCCATTTCTCTTCAGATAGGTTCAAGTGATGTTCGGGAAGTTTGAAGTTCATTTGAATGAAAAAGACTTTAGTTTGTTGTTGGAACTGCTAACTGTTGATAATGGTACTATAAGGAGGAAATACTTTCataagctgatttttttcatattacaTTAATCATTCTGACTGTTTGTA is part of the Cinclus cinclus chromosome 4, bCinCin1.1, whole genome shotgun sequence genome and encodes:
- the ZNF800 gene encoding zinc finger protein 800, which translates into the protein MPLRDKCCQTDHHHHGCCETVHLLEPGDPPLLQQPLQTSKSGIQQIIECFRSGTKQLKHILLKDVDTIFECKLCRSLFRGLPNLITHKKFYCPPSLQMDDNLPDTKDKQSQAINDLLEAIYPRVDKQEYVITLEPIETNQNAVFQYVSRTDSPDESTESSHTPDQAPLQIQEPSTEQPKTVSAPAPVPAGETVELPPADPITNKVIPTPEEQPPAVNPDSDSLDSSDYGHQLICCLCRKEFHSRRSVRRHIRKVHKKKMEELKKYIETKKKPNQCSAKGRNKNVLVTLGRSCPVCYKSFATKANVRRHFDEVHRGLRRDSITPDIATKPGQPLFLDTVSAKKSFKTRKQKSSSKAEYNLSACKCLLCKRKYSSQIMLKRHMQIVHKITLSGKNSKREKGPNNTTNGTEVNVEPADSVEPSPPSIALSPQSELKGTNHSNERKNTSSAQKNKVKQDPENPKSASKSTTKSTCKSTTKSTPKSTNASAAGGQQKTRKPKLSAGFDFKQLYCKLCKRQFTSKQNLTKHIELHTDGNNIYVKYYRCPLCSYETRRKRDVIRHITVVHKKSPRYLGKITASLEIRAIKKPIDLVLNKVTKRGSQRDETKQIGSKQDVTSNSPSKKYEGADVGIEVKVTKNFSLHRCNKCGKAFARKAFLEHHKKTHKANVSHSPEESKTKGRSTRSKAVVW